Proteins encoded within one genomic window of Streptomyces kaniharaensis:
- a CDS encoding radical SAM protein, which yields MHDLIASPFLNGFVLLRPGRLEGIKLPERRFRDLAQARDSGSGIPSWLAEATRTRWAVQLAPRSVGDATLIRDAPAYGHSRASWEINLGCDLDCEHCYLGPKRFAGLDEEGKHRLLLILRDSAVLWLQITGGEALIDPHFASCSQLAHDLGMMIEVLTNGTRLSNSRTLEVLVASRPYRVTVSLYGATAETYDSFTRRRGAFKKVTRGLAAGIEAGLPLQLALIVTAQNAHEHDQMRAAADELGLPYKEYSHMSPTIYGGAESLASQSPAHLKLLQRFAGCNAGHTFLHVDPHGRASICKVGRDEQIDLMTEGVQGLARLGGIADRLMLRTGGCSGCQLSGNCSVCRPLAKRYQEAKAPLNTYCQHGQKGTAT from the coding sequence ATGCACGACCTGATCGCGAGTCCGTTCCTCAACGGCTTCGTTCTGCTGCGACCGGGCCGACTGGAAGGCATCAAGTTACCCGAACGGCGGTTCCGGGACTTGGCGCAGGCCCGTGACTCCGGGAGCGGCATTCCGTCCTGGCTCGCCGAGGCCACCCGCACGCGATGGGCCGTCCAACTGGCCCCTCGTTCGGTAGGTGATGCCACCCTGATCCGCGACGCCCCCGCGTACGGGCACAGTCGGGCGAGCTGGGAGATCAACCTCGGCTGCGACCTGGACTGTGAGCACTGCTACCTCGGGCCGAAGCGGTTCGCCGGTCTGGACGAGGAGGGCAAGCACCGCCTGCTTTTGATCCTGCGGGACTCCGCAGTCCTGTGGCTCCAAATCACGGGCGGCGAGGCGCTGATCGACCCCCACTTCGCCAGTTGCAGTCAGCTGGCGCACGACCTAGGGATGATGATCGAGGTACTGACGAACGGGACTCGGCTCTCGAACTCCCGGACCCTGGAGGTGCTCGTCGCGAGCAGGCCGTACAGGGTCACAGTCTCCCTCTATGGGGCGACTGCTGAGACCTACGACTCGTTCACCCGTCGCCGGGGGGCCTTCAAGAAGGTTACGCGTGGACTGGCCGCGGGGATCGAAGCCGGCCTTCCCCTGCAACTGGCGCTGATCGTCACCGCGCAGAACGCGCACGAGCACGACCAGATGCGCGCAGCGGCGGACGAACTCGGGCTTCCCTACAAGGAGTACAGCCACATGTCGCCGACGATCTACGGCGGCGCCGAATCGCTTGCGTCCCAGTCGCCCGCTCATCTGAAGCTGCTTCAACGGTTCGCGGGCTGCAACGCGGGACACACGTTCCTCCACGTCGACCCGCACGGAAGGGCCTCGATCTGCAAGGTCGGTCGCGATGAGCAGATCGACCTCATGACCGAAGGCGTCCAGGGTCTTGCCCGGCTCGGCGGAATCGCCGACCGCCTCATGCTTCGCACCGGTGGATGCTCCGGTTGCCAGCTCTCCGGGAACTGCTCGGTTTGCCGGCCGCTGGCCAAGCGCTACCAGGAGGCGAAGGCACCACTGAACACCTACTGCCAGCACGGACAGAAAGGAACCGCAACATGA
- a CDS encoding ABC transporter permease: MTTATLAAARVEDTRIGLAGTIRHVGALTRRNLMRIKADPESMFDAVLMPIIFTVLFVYVFGGAISKDPDAYKQYMIPGLLGQTGMTLALAVGTGLNSDFQTGVMDRFRTLPIGRASVLLSKIVAETLRALLSSAILLGFGFILGFELKTGPLELLAAVGLSLVFGMSIVWISMLLGMSLGSAQAVQGVSMLVLMPLQFGSSIFAPTDTMPGWLQAFTKVNPLSALADAARALLNGQGAVAHPVMVVLIWSVVTTAIFAPLAVARFRKRT, from the coding sequence ATGACCACCGCCACGCTCGCCGCCGCCCGGGTCGAGGACACCCGGATCGGCCTGGCCGGAACGATTCGCCACGTCGGCGCGCTGACCCGGCGCAACCTGATGCGGATCAAGGCCGACCCGGAGTCGATGTTCGACGCCGTGCTGATGCCGATCATCTTCACCGTGCTGTTCGTCTACGTCTTCGGCGGCGCGATCTCGAAGGACCCGGACGCGTACAAGCAGTACATGATCCCCGGGCTGCTCGGGCAGACCGGCATGACCCTGGCGCTGGCCGTCGGCACCGGCCTGAACAGCGACTTCCAGACCGGGGTGATGGACCGCTTCCGCACCCTGCCGATCGGGCGCGCCTCCGTGCTGCTGTCCAAGATCGTGGCGGAGACCCTGCGGGCGCTGCTCTCCTCGGCGATCCTGCTCGGCTTCGGCTTCATCCTCGGCTTCGAGCTGAAGACCGGCCCGCTGGAGTTGCTGGCCGCGGTCGGCCTGTCGCTGGTGTTCGGCATGTCGATTGTCTGGATCTCGATGCTGCTGGGCATGTCGCTGGGCAGCGCCCAGGCCGTCCAGGGCGTCTCCATGCTGGTGCTGATGCCACTGCAGTTCGGCAGCTCGATCTTCGCGCCGACCGACACCATGCCGGGCTGGCTGCAGGCCTTCACCAAGGTCAACCCGCTGTCGGCGCTGGCCGACGCCGCCCGCGCCCTGCTCAACGGCCAGGGGGCGGTGGCCCACCCGGTGATGGTGGTGCTGATCTGGTCGGTCGTCACCACCGCGATCTTCGCCCCGCTCGCGGTGGCGCGGTTCCGCAAGCGGACCTGA
- a CDS encoding tetratricopeptide repeat protein — protein MATRKEPNQRLREAISTVGWTYEALANAVRRIGAENGETLLTNKSAVAHWINGTQPAGQVGRYIAEALSRRSGRRITLAELGFATPEESFAVSSDPVEAVANLGRADVERRTFLAVAAFTTAGVAMPLLYDPEPISRLMRARTGMARVGAEEVEVVRQITAMFSAADERLGGGHGLTTVTAYLADTAAPMLDGRFPNESARRRAFGAVAELAYLAGWKHHDLGQEGAAQHYYQVGYQLAVEADPHGHAGWMMRALAHQALSLKQPHHCVALIENALARSIGHVDGRTEALLHITHARAFAATRDKRAAAKALLAAENALTRDSAPQSSFSLVSGPAAGTVASHTARTLTDLGDHAGTEQQHRDALIRWDAEKYRRVHALTYADLGDSLAAQARADEAVATWGRALDLMDGMTSDRTKKAISAMRPCLAIYRRRGVPGAVDLERRAREARA, from the coding sequence GTGGCCACACGCAAGGAGCCCAACCAGCGCCTCAGAGAGGCGATTTCAACCGTTGGATGGACGTACGAGGCGTTGGCCAACGCCGTACGGCGCATCGGTGCGGAGAATGGCGAGACGCTCCTCACCAACAAGTCCGCTGTGGCCCACTGGATCAACGGCACGCAGCCGGCAGGGCAGGTGGGCCGCTACATCGCCGAGGCGCTGTCCCGCCGCTCCGGTCGTCGGATCACCCTGGCCGAACTCGGCTTCGCAACCCCGGAAGAGTCCTTCGCGGTGAGTAGCGATCCGGTCGAGGCGGTAGCCAACCTCGGTCGTGCAGATGTCGAGCGCCGCACCTTTCTAGCCGTTGCCGCATTCACGACCGCCGGGGTGGCCATGCCGCTGCTCTACGACCCGGAACCGATCTCGCGTCTGATGCGGGCTCGGACCGGCATGGCTCGGGTCGGCGCTGAAGAGGTCGAGGTCGTCCGGCAGATCACCGCCATGTTCAGCGCGGCAGATGAACGACTTGGCGGCGGTCACGGGCTGACCACCGTTACCGCCTACCTCGCCGACACGGCAGCCCCGATGCTCGACGGCCGCTTCCCCAACGAGAGCGCACGACGTCGGGCCTTCGGAGCCGTGGCCGAACTCGCCTACCTCGCAGGGTGGAAACACCACGACCTCGGTCAGGAAGGCGCGGCTCAGCACTACTACCAGGTCGGTTACCAACTCGCGGTGGAGGCGGACCCCCATGGCCATGCCGGATGGATGATGCGCGCCCTGGCCCACCAGGCACTCAGCCTCAAGCAGCCCCACCACTGTGTAGCGCTGATCGAGAATGCGCTCGCCCGAAGCATTGGCCACGTGGACGGAAGGACCGAGGCGCTTCTCCACATCACCCACGCCCGCGCTTTCGCCGCCACCCGTGACAAACGCGCCGCAGCCAAGGCGCTCCTGGCTGCGGAGAACGCCCTTACACGTGACAGTGCTCCACAGTCGAGCTTCTCGCTCGTCAGCGGTCCAGCAGCCGGTACCGTCGCCAGCCATACGGCCCGCACTCTCACTGATCTCGGAGACCATGCAGGAACCGAACAACAGCACCGTGACGCGCTGATTCGTTGGGACGCCGAAAAGTACAGACGTGTTCACGCCCTCACCTACGCAGATCTGGGGGACAGCTTGGCTGCCCAAGCTCGAGCGGACGAGGCGGTAGCAACCTGGGGGCGCGCCCTCGACCTCATGGACGGCATGACCTCGGACCGGACCAAGAAAGCGATCTCTGCAATGCGCCCCTGCCTGGCGATCTACCGTAGACGCGGCGTTCCAGGAGCCGTCGACCTGGAACGCCGAGCGCGAGAAGCACGGGCCTGA
- a CDS encoding protein kinase family protein, whose translation MDTVTTTRIHWADLPGSVHRGVTARLGTPIVATETVSAGFNSEIAAKLTTSSGAVFVKGMQSSHPRVWTQQREAEINHHVAGLAPTLLWHLEVGGWSLVAFEHVEARHADYRVVGDLELMVDTLSQLGRTPCPPTELRRAEQRWAAYVDDSGMLARFAGSSLLHTDLNNENVLIRGNQALLVDWAWSTRGAPWIDPALWVIWLVAAGGHSPASAEAWAARIPAWSLGDPTLVNVFAKAQARMWADIAGNDPDPWTAGLNQAAQQWDRFREGSCAF comes from the coding sequence ATGGACACCGTGACCACCACCCGCATTCACTGGGCAGACCTGCCCGGATCCGTGCACCGGGGCGTCACCGCCCGTCTCGGCACACCGATCGTTGCCACGGAGACCGTCTCGGCCGGTTTCAACTCCGAGATCGCCGCCAAGCTCACCACCTCCAGCGGCGCTGTCTTCGTCAAGGGAATGCAGTCGAGCCACCCCCGCGTGTGGACACAGCAGCGCGAGGCGGAGATCAATCACCACGTGGCAGGTCTCGCTCCCACGCTGCTGTGGCATCTGGAGGTTGGCGGCTGGAGCCTCGTCGCGTTCGAGCACGTCGAGGCCCGCCACGCCGACTACAGGGTGGTGGGGGACCTGGAGCTGATGGTCGACACCCTCAGCCAACTCGGGCGCACCCCGTGCCCTCCGACCGAGCTTCGCCGGGCCGAGCAACGATGGGCAGCCTACGTGGACGACTCGGGGATGCTGGCCCGGTTCGCTGGCAGTTCCCTGTTGCACACCGACCTGAACAACGAGAACGTCCTGATTCGGGGGAACCAGGCACTTCTGGTCGACTGGGCGTGGTCGACCCGCGGGGCCCCTTGGATCGACCCGGCCCTATGGGTGATCTGGTTGGTCGCTGCCGGCGGCCACAGCCCGGCTTCGGCCGAAGCCTGGGCTGCCAGGATTCCCGCTTGGAGTCTTGGCGACCCCACGCTGGTGAACGTCTTCGCGAAAGCTCAGGCCCGCATGTGGGCCGACATCGCGGGAAACGATCCGGACCCGTGGACCGCTGGCCTGAACCAGGCAGCTCAGCAATGGGACCGCTTCCGAGAGGGCAGCTGCGCATTCTGA
- a CDS encoding MFS transporter codes for MTTAAAPPRVPEAIHRRRWAILGTLVLALLVVVLDNSILNVAMKTIATPAPVGLGATQSDLEWSINSYTLVFAGLLFTSGLLGDRFGRKRALLAGMVVFGIASLLSALAGSPGELVGYRAVMGVGAALAMPATLAIIMNVFERSEQPKAIGIWAGAVGLAIAVGPITGGLLIEHFWWGSVFLINVPIVIVALIAMVILVPESKDPNPGKLDPVGVLLSIIGLVALIYGIIKGGELADFTAVEAWAPVLVGLVALAAFVWFERRTAHPALDVTWFRNKVFSASVVVVGVVFFALMGVSFFGVFYIQSVRGYSALQAGELMLPLAVAQLLFAPRARLVVDRFGVAATAAVGMLLIGVGFVGYTLLTATTPIWVLIVIGLVMGTGMAHVMPPVTVAIMGSLPREKAGAGSAVNNTFRQVGGSLGVAVLGAVLSSVYRDGMTDTLNQLPEGLRDKAGESLEATLAIAGRMGPKGEALLGPANDSFISAMHVVAGLSTGITVAGAVIAWFLLPRKAAGPAGGPASPDGQAADRREPAAADA; via the coding sequence ATGACCACCGCAGCCGCGCCACCTCGAGTACCGGAAGCCATCCACCGCCGCCGCTGGGCGATCCTCGGCACCCTGGTGCTCGCCCTGCTCGTCGTCGTGCTCGACAACTCGATCCTCAACGTCGCGATGAAGACCATCGCCACCCCGGCGCCGGTCGGACTCGGCGCCACCCAGAGTGACCTGGAATGGTCGATCAACTCCTACACCCTGGTGTTCGCCGGGCTGCTCTTCACCTCGGGCCTGCTCGGCGACCGCTTCGGCCGCAAGCGCGCGCTGCTCGCCGGCATGGTGGTCTTCGGCATAGCCTCGCTGCTGTCCGCCCTGGCCGGGTCTCCCGGTGAACTCGTCGGCTACCGCGCCGTGATGGGCGTCGGCGCCGCGCTCGCGATGCCCGCCACGCTGGCCATCATCATGAACGTCTTCGAGCGCTCCGAGCAGCCCAAGGCGATCGGCATCTGGGCGGGTGCGGTCGGCCTCGCCATCGCCGTCGGCCCGATCACCGGCGGCCTGCTGATCGAGCACTTCTGGTGGGGCTCGGTCTTCCTGATCAACGTCCCGATCGTGATCGTCGCGCTGATCGCGATGGTGATCCTGGTGCCGGAGTCCAAGGACCCGAACCCGGGCAAGCTCGACCCGGTCGGCGTGCTGCTGTCGATCATCGGCCTGGTCGCGCTGATCTACGGCATCATCAAGGGCGGCGAGCTGGCCGACTTCACGGCCGTCGAGGCCTGGGCGCCGGTGCTGGTCGGCCTGGTGGCGCTGGCCGCCTTCGTCTGGTTCGAGCGCCGCACCGCGCACCCCGCGCTCGACGTCACCTGGTTCCGCAACAAGGTGTTCAGCGCCTCCGTCGTGGTCGTCGGCGTGGTGTTCTTCGCGCTGATGGGCGTCTCCTTCTTCGGCGTCTTCTACATCCAGAGCGTGCGCGGCTACAGCGCGCTCCAGGCCGGTGAGCTGATGCTGCCGCTGGCCGTCGCCCAGCTGCTGTTCGCGCCCCGGGCCCGGCTGGTCGTCGACCGCTTCGGCGTCGCCGCCACCGCCGCCGTCGGCATGCTGCTGATCGGGGTCGGCTTCGTCGGCTACACCCTGCTGACCGCCACCACGCCGATCTGGGTGCTGATCGTGATCGGCCTGGTCATGGGCACCGGCATGGCCCACGTCATGCCGCCGGTCACCGTCGCGATCATGGGCTCGCTGCCCCGCGAGAAGGCCGGCGCCGGCTCGGCCGTCAACAACACCTTCCGCCAGGTCGGCGGCTCGCTCGGGGTCGCCGTGCTCGGCGCGGTGCTCTCCAGCGTCTACCGCGACGGCATGACCGACACCCTCAACCAGCTGCCGGAGGGGCTGCGCGACAAGGCCGGCGAGTCCCTGGAGGCCACCCTGGCCATCGCCGGACGGATGGGCCCGAAGGGCGAGGCGCTGCTCGGCCCGGCCAACGACTCCTTCATCAGCGCCATGCACGTGGTGGCAGGGCTCTCCACGGGCATCACCGTGGCCGG
- a CDS encoding NUDIX domain-containing protein, with product MAQSTVDQTTTLYPATESMTLLVAAVIVHDLEAQRLVLLRRGPKAKFAQGMWDLPVGKSEPGEPITETAVRKLREETGLMVAPEDLRLAHVIHGARGVEAPNGFLTVVFAAHRWSGELANREPAKHSEVAWVGTDAVPEEFVGTTKAALISYLNEGPSVSLDSWQD from the coding sequence GTGGCTCAGTCGACCGTTGATCAGACCACTACTCTCTATCCGGCTACGGAGTCGATGACCCTGCTGGTCGCCGCAGTTATCGTTCATGACCTTGAAGCCCAGCGCCTTGTCCTCCTTCGGCGAGGGCCAAAGGCCAAATTCGCCCAAGGCATGTGGGATCTTCCTGTCGGCAAGAGTGAACCCGGCGAACCGATCACGGAAACCGCAGTCCGCAAACTCAGGGAGGAGACCGGGCTCATGGTCGCTCCCGAGGACTTGCGTCTGGCGCATGTCATCCACGGCGCCCGAGGCGTCGAGGCGCCCAACGGCTTCCTGACCGTCGTCTTCGCCGCCCACCGGTGGTCCGGTGAACTCGCGAACAGGGAACCCGCCAAACACTCGGAAGTTGCATGGGTTGGAACCGACGCTGTACCGGAGGAATTCGTCGGCACCACCAAAGCGGCTCTGATCAGCTACCTCAATGAGGGTCCAAGCGTCTCCCTTGACTCGTGGCAGGACTGA
- a CDS encoding ATP-binding cassette domain-containing protein — protein MTRIATAPNDRRTAARNAVEVHGIVKHFGATKALDGVDLTVREGTVLGVLGPNGAGKTTLVRILSTLIKPDAGTAYVGGYDVLRQPKQLRRTIGLTGQYASVDELLSGYENLYLIGRLLDLSARDAKARAAELLERFSLTEAAKRPAKTYSGGMRRRLDLAASMIGRPRVLYLDEPTTGLDPRTRNEVWDEVQRMVSEGSTVLLTTQYMEEAEQLANELTVIDRGRVIANGAVAELKARVGGQTLQVRPVHPADLPEMARCLHGSGITTATVSPDTGLLAVPLTDDEQLTAVVAVLGTRGFAIAGIDTKVPSLDEVFLAITGKPATVADAAPSLAKEPVA, from the coding sequence ATGACACGAATCGCCACCGCCCCGAACGACCGGCGGACCGCCGCGCGCAACGCCGTCGAGGTCCACGGCATCGTCAAGCACTTCGGCGCCACCAAGGCCCTCGACGGCGTCGACCTCACCGTTCGGGAGGGCACCGTCCTCGGCGTGCTCGGCCCCAACGGCGCGGGCAAGACGACCCTGGTCCGGATCCTCTCCACGCTCATCAAGCCGGACGCCGGCACCGCGTACGTCGGCGGCTACGACGTCCTGCGCCAGCCCAAGCAGCTGCGCCGCACGATCGGCCTGACCGGCCAGTACGCCTCCGTCGACGAACTCCTGTCCGGGTACGAGAACCTGTACCTGATCGGCCGGCTGCTGGACCTCTCCGCCCGCGACGCCAAGGCCCGCGCCGCCGAGCTGCTGGAGCGCTTCTCGCTCACCGAGGCCGCCAAACGCCCCGCCAAGACCTACTCCGGCGGCATGCGCCGCCGCCTCGACCTGGCCGCCAGCATGATCGGCCGCCCCCGGGTGCTCTACCTGGACGAGCCCACCACCGGCCTGGACCCGCGCACCCGCAACGAGGTCTGGGACGAGGTGCAGCGGATGGTCTCCGAGGGCAGCACGGTGCTGCTCACCACCCAGTACATGGAGGAGGCGGAGCAGCTCGCGAACGAGCTGACCGTCATCGACCGCGGCCGGGTGATCGCCAACGGCGCCGTCGCCGAGCTCAAGGCCAGGGTCGGCGGCCAGACCCTGCAGGTCCGCCCGGTGCACCCGGCCGACCTGCCCGAGATGGCCCGCTGCCTGCACGGGAGCGGCATCACCACCGCCACCGTCTCCCCCGACACCGGCCTGCTCGCCGTGCCGCTCACCGACGACGAGCAGCTGACCGCCGTCGTCGCCGTGCTCGGTACCCGCGGCTTCGCGATCGCCGGCATCGACACCAAGGTGCCCAGCCTCGACGAGGTCTTCCTCGCCATCACCGGCAAGCCCGCGACCGTCGCGGACGCCGCCCCCAGCCTCGCCAAGGAGCCCGTCGCATGA
- the panB gene encoding 3-methyl-2-oxobutanoate hydroxymethyltransferase, with protein MNASSPSPAQNQASSATLYGGVTNRRVTVRDLAAAKQRGEKWSMLTAYDALTAGVFDEAGIPVLLVGDSAGNCHLGYETTVPVTMDQMVMLSAAVVRGTQRAMIVADLPFGSYQESPAQAMHNAARLMKEAGVGAVKLEGGERSARSIELLVEAGVPVMAHIGLTPQSVHALGGYPVQGRGDEAAHQLLRDAKAVQQAGAFAVVLEAVPAELAAQVTEQLAIPTVGIGGGPDCDAQVLVWTDMAGMTAGRVPKFVKQYANLRAVLGDAARAFAEDVRGGAFPAAEHSFR; from the coding sequence ATGAACGCTTCTTCGCCTTCGCCTGCCCAGAACCAGGCGTCGTCCGCCACCCTCTACGGCGGGGTCACCAACCGACGCGTCACCGTCCGCGACCTCGCCGCCGCCAAGCAGCGCGGCGAGAAGTGGTCCATGCTCACCGCCTACGACGCCCTCACGGCAGGCGTGTTCGACGAGGCGGGCATCCCCGTCCTGCTGGTCGGCGACTCGGCCGGCAACTGCCACCTCGGCTACGAGACCACCGTGCCGGTGACCATGGATCAGATGGTGATGCTCTCCGCCGCCGTCGTCCGCGGCACCCAGCGGGCCATGATCGTCGCCGACCTGCCGTTCGGCTCGTACCAGGAGTCCCCCGCGCAGGCCATGCACAACGCGGCCCGGCTGATGAAGGAGGCCGGCGTCGGCGCGGTCAAGCTGGAGGGCGGCGAGCGCAGCGCCCGCTCGATCGAGCTGCTGGTCGAGGCCGGCGTCCCGGTGATGGCCCACATCGGCCTCACCCCGCAGTCCGTGCACGCCCTCGGCGGCTACCCGGTCCAGGGCCGCGGCGACGAGGCGGCGCACCAGCTGCTGCGCGACGCCAAGGCCGTCCAGCAGGCCGGCGCCTTCGCGGTCGTGCTGGAGGCGGTGCCCGCCGAGCTGGCCGCCCAGGTCACCGAGCAGCTGGCGATCCCGACCGTCGGCATCGGCGGCGGGCCCGACTGCGACGCCCAGGTGCTGGTCTGGACCGACATGGCGGGCATGACCGCGGGCCGGGTGCCCAAGTTCGTCAAGCAGTACGCCAACCTGCGGGCCGTGCTCGGCGACGCCGCCCGCGCGTTCGCCGAGGACGTCCGCGGCGGCGCCTTCCCGGCGGCCGAGCACAGCTTCCGCTGA